A DNA window from Kitasatospora atroaurantiaca contains the following coding sequences:
- a CDS encoding TNT domain-containing protein, whose amino-acid sequence MFLALVAGAGLLVGATPAHAAVPAALDQCSAEDHHGDPRLGPERLPILGRVGLELIGYNRTGGQDEQTFLSQYYDSQAGSWRYPPADGYLTGPDGQPVKLNQTLLPGQDIDRYGSEYGSFLAPEGLPYANRSIPPQSLDSTSAPAGCNYHDYQVVKPFTVHAGPIAPWFNQPGHGWQFQLDATLVPGAPERINVGWLVTNGYLKRLV is encoded by the coding sequence ATGTTTCTCGCGTTGGTAGCCGGGGCCGGACTGTTGGTCGGCGCCACGCCCGCGCACGCCGCCGTTCCCGCGGCGCTGGACCAGTGCTCCGCCGAGGACCACCATGGTGACCCACGGCTCGGCCCGGAGCGGCTCCCGATCCTGGGCCGCGTGGGGCTGGAGCTGATCGGCTACAACCGCACGGGCGGCCAGGACGAGCAGACCTTCCTCTCCCAGTACTACGACAGCCAGGCCGGCTCCTGGCGCTATCCCCCGGCCGACGGCTATCTGACCGGCCCCGACGGGCAGCCCGTCAAGCTGAACCAGACGCTGCTACCCGGCCAGGACATCGACCGCTACGGCAGCGAGTACGGCTCTTTCCTGGCACCCGAGGGCCTGCCCTACGCCAACCGCTCCATCCCGCCGCAGAGCCTGGACAGCACCTCTGCCCCCGCCGGCTGCAACTACCACGACTACCAGGTCGTCAAGCCCTTCACCGTCCACGCCGGCCCGATCGCTCCCTGGTTCAACCAACCCGGCCATGGATGGCAGTTCCAACTCGACGCCACTCTGGTCCCCGGCGCTCCAGAACGAATCAATGTCGGCTGGCTGGTCACCAACGGCTACCTCAAGCGCCTCGTCTGA
- a CDS encoding dihydrofolate reductase family protein, giving the protein MRIVISEFMSLDGVVQAPGGPEEDTDGGFAHGGWSHPFFDPEVVGGAFDDAMTGAGALLFGRRTWQTMAAAWPERAGDPFADRMNAIPKYVVSQTLDDDELTWENTTRIPGDEAVARIRELHGSDGGDLLVMGSPTLARALLSEGLVDELRLVIMPVLLGGGKTIFPDDGALRTLELVSTVTSGTGVNVCVYRPVAKG; this is encoded by the coding sequence GTGCGCATCGTTATCAGTGAGTTCATGAGTTTGGACGGGGTTGTGCAGGCGCCGGGCGGACCTGAGGAGGACACCGATGGTGGCTTCGCCCATGGCGGTTGGTCGCATCCGTTCTTCGATCCGGAGGTGGTGGGCGGTGCCTTCGACGATGCGATGACCGGGGCCGGGGCGCTGCTGTTCGGGCGTCGGACGTGGCAGACGATGGCCGCGGCGTGGCCCGAGCGGGCCGGCGATCCTTTCGCCGACCGGATGAACGCCATCCCTAAGTACGTCGTGTCGCAGACGCTGGATGACGACGAGCTGACCTGGGAAAACACCACGCGCATCCCCGGTGACGAGGCCGTCGCCCGAATCCGGGAGCTGCACGGGAGCGACGGTGGCGACCTGTTGGTCATGGGGAGCCCCACGCTCGCACGCGCCCTCCTGAGCGAGGGTCTGGTCGACGAGCTCCGGCTCGTGATCATGCCGGTGCTCCTCGGCGGCGGTAAGACGATCTTCCCCGACGACGGTGCGCTGCGCACGCTCGAACTGGTCTCCACGGTCACCAGCGGCACGGGCGTGAACGTGTGCGTCTACCGGCCGGTCGCCAAGGGGTAG
- a CDS encoding transposase has product MESMGKKKPRPRRSFTPEFKAEIVELCRRGDRSVGQVAKDFDLTETAVRDWIKQAEVDAGERDGLTSNEREELARLRRENRRLREDVDILRRATAFFASMPK; this is encoded by the coding sequence ATGGAGAGCATGGGGAAGAAGAAGCCGCGCCCTCGCCGCTCGTTCACACCGGAGTTCAAGGCCGAGATCGTCGAGCTGTGCCGACGCGGAGACCGCTCGGTCGGCCAGGTGGCCAAGGACTTCGACCTGACCGAGACCGCAGTACGTGACTGGATCAAGCAGGCCGAGGTCGACGCAGGCGAACGCGACGGCTTGACCAGCAACGAGCGCGAGGAACTGGCCAGGCTGCGGCGGGAGAACCGCCGCCTGCGCGAGGACGTGGACATCCTCCGCCGGGCGACAGCTTTCTTCGCGTCAATGCCAAAGTAG
- a CDS encoding IS3 family transposase, which yields MTVHPFIEAEKQSGHNVKRACELLKVSRAAFYARRTAMPGPRAVRDAELTEKITEVHQTSRGSYGSPRVHAVLQREGERCGRRRIARLMRRSGLQGRHRRRRQRTTIPDPHAGTRPDLVLRDFQPDPAAVDTRWCGDITYIPTQEGWLYLATVIDIASRRVVGWATADHLRTELVADALRAACRTRRPSGPVVFHSDRGCQYTSREFSILARDFDVRLSVGRTGQCWDNALAESFFATLKRELLGDRPWPSRAVARTAIFEWIESWYNIRRLHSSLGYRSPAEYETVLAA from the coding sequence GTGACGGTGCACCCGTTCATCGAGGCGGAGAAGCAGAGCGGCCACAACGTCAAACGGGCGTGTGAGCTGCTGAAGGTCTCCCGTGCCGCCTTCTACGCCCGCCGCACCGCCATGCCCGGTCCCCGCGCGGTGCGCGACGCGGAGCTGACCGAGAAGATCACCGAGGTCCACCAGACCTCGCGAGGCAGCTACGGATCCCCGCGCGTCCATGCCGTGCTCCAGCGCGAGGGCGAGCGGTGCGGCCGCCGCCGGATCGCCCGGTTGATGCGCCGATCCGGCCTGCAGGGCCGCCACCGCCGGCGACGACAGCGCACCACGATCCCCGATCCGCATGCCGGCACTCGTCCGGACCTGGTCCTGCGAGACTTCCAGCCCGACCCGGCGGCGGTCGACACGCGTTGGTGCGGCGACATCACCTACATACCGACCCAGGAGGGCTGGCTCTACCTGGCCACCGTCATCGACATCGCCTCGCGCCGCGTCGTCGGTTGGGCCACCGCAGACCACCTGCGGACCGAACTGGTCGCCGATGCGCTTCGGGCTGCCTGCCGGACCCGCCGCCCATCCGGTCCGGTGGTGTTCCATTCGGATCGCGGCTGTCAATATACGAGTCGCGAATTCTCCATCCTGGCAAGGGATTTCGATGTCAGATTGTCGGTCGGCCGCACCGGTCAGTGCTGGGACAATGCGCTCGCCGAGTCGTTCTTCGCCACGCTGAAGCGGGAGTTGCTCGGCGACCGGCCGTGGCCGAGCCGGGCGGTGGCCCGCACCGCGATCTTCGAGTGGATCGAGAGCTGGTACAACATACGCAGGCTGCACAGCAGCCTCGGCTACCGCAGTCCCGCCGAGTACGAGACCGTTCTCGCGGCCTGA
- a CDS encoding IS110 family transposase, whose product MIVVGVDAHKKTHTLVAVDPLGRRLDQLTIAATPTGHQQACEWIGKFGQVLVAVEDCRHLTRRFEVDLLNARHSVVRVHTRLMAGARRSARERGKSDPIDAEAVARVALREPDLPKACLDGPSRDTKLIVDHRRLLVRQRTAAANKLRWFLHEIDPELPVPSRGLRRLCVFDTLEATLTGRPGVVVEIALDMIAECRRLTLRINALESRLRRLVRELAPALLEVPGCGVIGAAAILGETAGAARFKSKDAFAHFNGTAPIPVWSSNKVRVRLNRGGNRTINNALHMVAVTQVRGSGEGAAYYAKQIAAGKTVKEALRLLKRRISDRVFRALLADETARSRHDQPAEGSVELAA is encoded by the coding sequence ATGATCGTGGTCGGCGTCGACGCGCACAAGAAGACCCACACCCTGGTCGCTGTCGACCCGCTCGGACGGCGACTGGACCAGCTCACGATCGCCGCGACACCCACAGGCCACCAACAAGCATGCGAGTGGATAGGGAAGTTCGGCCAGGTCCTGGTCGCCGTGGAGGACTGCCGACATCTGACCCGACGCTTCGAGGTCGACCTGCTGAACGCCCGCCACTCCGTCGTCCGCGTGCACACGAGGCTGATGGCCGGCGCCCGCCGCTCCGCCCGCGAGCGCGGCAAATCCGACCCGATCGACGCCGAGGCGGTGGCCCGGGTCGCCCTGCGCGAACCCGACCTACCGAAGGCCTGCCTGGACGGCCCGTCCCGCGACACGAAGCTGATCGTCGACCACCGCCGCCTCCTGGTTCGCCAGCGGACAGCCGCAGCCAACAAGCTCCGCTGGTTCCTCCACGAGATCGACCCCGAACTGCCCGTCCCCTCACGAGGCCTTCGCCGCTTGTGCGTCTTCGACACGCTAGAGGCAACTCTCACTGGACGTCCGGGAGTTGTCGTCGAGATCGCCCTCGACATGATCGCCGAGTGTCGACGGCTCACCTTGCGGATCAATGCCCTGGAAAGCCGGCTGCGACGTCTGGTGCGCGAGCTCGCGCCCGCTCTGCTGGAGGTGCCAGGCTGTGGGGTGATCGGCGCCGCCGCGATCCTCGGCGAGACCGCAGGTGCCGCCCGGTTCAAGTCGAAGGACGCGTTCGCGCACTTCAACGGCACCGCACCGATCCCGGTCTGGTCCTCGAACAAGGTCAGAGTTCGGCTCAACCGCGGCGGCAACCGGACGATCAACAACGCCCTCCACATGGTCGCGGTCACACAGGTTCGCGGCAGCGGCGAGGGAGCCGCCTACTACGCCAAGCAGATTGCGGCCGGGAAGACCGTCAAAGAGGCTCTCCGCCTGCTCAAACGCCGTATCTCGGACAGGGTCTTCCGGGCCCTGCTCGCCGACGAGACCGCACGAAGTCGACACGACCAACCTGCCGAAGGGTCAGTCGAGTTGGCTGCTTGA
- a CDS encoding SDR family NAD(P)-dependent oxidoreductase, whose amino-acid sequence MTEKLDGRVALVTGGSRGIGEAVALRLAEDGADVALTYRQDAERAEAVAGKIEAMGRRAWAVRADGGDPAQVRAAVDGVVAHFGRLDILVNNAGAGVLGPIGALSLADVDLVLGVNVRGSFLAAQAAAGHMGRGGRIVTIGSCMAERVAFPGGSLYATSKAALFGLTKALARELGPRGITANLVNPGPTDTEMNPADGPAGSAQAELTALGAFGQPSDIAATVAHLVGADGRYITGAAIAVDGGFAA is encoded by the coding sequence ATGACGGAGAAGCTCGACGGCAGGGTGGCGCTGGTGACGGGTGGCAGCCGGGGCATCGGCGAGGCTGTGGCCCTGCGGCTGGCCGAGGACGGTGCCGATGTCGCCCTCACCTACCGACAGGACGCGGAGCGCGCGGAGGCCGTAGCGGGGAAGATCGAGGCAATGGGCCGCCGTGCCTGGGCCGTCCGGGCCGACGGCGGCGATCCGGCGCAGGTGCGGGCCGCCGTTGACGGAGTGGTTGCCCATTTCGGCAGGCTCGACATCCTGGTCAACAACGCGGGTGCCGGAGTGCTGGGGCCGATCGGCGCGCTGTCGCTGGCGGACGTCGACCTGGTCCTGGGCGTCAACGTGCGGGGATCGTTCCTGGCGGCGCAGGCGGCCGCCGGGCACATGGGCCGTGGCGGACGGATCGTCACCATCGGCAGCTGTATGGCCGAGCGGGTGGCGTTCCCGGGCGGCAGCCTCTACGCGACCAGCAAGGCGGCGCTGTTCGGCCTGACCAAGGCGCTCGCCCGTGAACTGGGCCCGCGGGGCATCACCGCCAACCTGGTCAACCCGGGCCCGACCGACACCGAGATGAACCCCGCCGACGGCCCCGCCGGCTCCGCGCAGGCGGAGCTGACGGCGCTCGGCGCCTTCGGGCAACCCTCCGACATCGCGGCGACGGTGGCGCACCTCGTGGGAGCGGACGGCCGGTACATCACCGGCGCCGCCATCGCGGTGGACGGCGGCTTCGCCGCCTGA
- a CDS encoding IS3 family transposase (programmed frameshift), with translation MARPSQYPLELRRRAVRMVAEVRPDYDTEWAAMKAVAAKLGIGTTETLRKWVRQDEIDAGTRPGTTTEESAQVKAMKKEIAELKRANEILKAAAKFLRGRARPATHTLVAFIDEHRDRFGGVEPICRVLTEHDCKIAPSTYYAHHKRRQAPSTRTVRDTELKTLIQEAYDANYRVYGARKIWRHLNRQGHAVARCTVERLMRELGITGAVRGKKVITTIPDPSEPRAPDLVDRDFVASAPNRCWVADFTHVATFCGVVYVAFVVDTFSRRIVGWSASTTKQTRLVLDALDMGLWQRDRDQHPPLPGELVHHSDAGSQYTSFTLAEHLEKAGIAASIGSVGDAYDNALMESTIGLFKTEVIKPQRPWRSLAQVELATAEWTDWYNHTRLHGEIGHIPPAEYEANHYLSTTKPQVTTNI, from the exons ATGGCACGTCCTTCCCAGTACCCGCTTGAGCTGCGCCGTCGTGCAGTGCGGATGGTCGCCGAGGTGCGGCCCGACTACGACACCGAGTGGGCCGCGATGAAGGCGGTCGCCGCGAAGCTCGGCATCGGCACGACCGAGACGCTGCGCAAGTGGGTCCGCCAGGACGAGATCGATGCCGGCACCCGGCCGGGGACGACGACGGAGGAGTCCGCGCAGGTCAAGGCGATGAAGAAGGAGATCGCCGAACTGAAGCGGGCGAACGAGATCCTGAAGGCGGCGGCGA AGTTTCTTCGCGGCCGAGCTCGACCGGCCACACACACGCTCGTAGCGTTCATCGACGAGCACCGGGACCGCTTCGGCGGAGTCGAGCCGATCTGCCGTGTCCTCACCGAGCACGACTGCAAGATCGCCCCGTCCACCTACTACGCCCACCACAAGCGCCGGCAGGCACCCTCGACCCGCACCGTTCGCGACACCGAGCTGAAGACCCTGATCCAGGAGGCATACGACGCCAACTACCGCGTCTACGGCGCGAGGAAGATCTGGCGGCACCTGAACCGCCAGGGCCATGCCGTGGCCCGCTGCACCGTCGAACGGCTGATGCGCGAGCTCGGCATCACCGGCGCCGTCCGAGGAAAGAAGGTGATCACCACGATCCCGGATCCCTCCGAGCCCAGGGCGCCGGACCTGGTCGACCGCGACTTCGTTGCGTCCGCACCGAACCGCTGCTGGGTCGCCGACTTCACCCACGTCGCCACGTTCTGCGGCGTCGTCTACGTCGCCTTCGTCGTGGACACCTTCTCCCGCCGCATCGTCGGCTGGTCCGCCTCGACCACGAAGCAGACCCGGCTCGTCCTGGACGCCCTGGACATGGGACTGTGGCAACGCGACCGAGACCAACACCCGCCCCTGCCAGGCGAGTTGGTTCATCACTCGGACGCGGGTTCGCAATATACGTCCTTCACGCTGGCCGAGCACTTGGAGAAGGCCGGCATCGCCGCATCGATCGGATCGGTCGGCGACGCGTACGACAACGCGCTGATGGAGTCCACGATCGGCCTGTTCAAAACCGAGGTGATCAAACCGCAGCGACCCTGGCGATCCCTCGCCCAGGTCGAGCTGGCCACCGCCGAATGGACCGACTGGTACAACCACACCCGGCTCCACGGTGAGATAGGGCACATCCCGCCCGCCGAATACGAAGCCAACCACTACCTCAGCACCACGAAACCCCAGGTCACAACCAACATCTGA
- a CDS encoding maleylpyruvate isomerase family mycothiol-dependent enzyme, giving the protein MQETPEFPVLLRLIDERSTAFRAAVASAPSLDVQVPTCPDWTLFDLVEHLGGGDRFWAAIVSAGPADAPLAEATAARAALEVPRGREALLAWLAASTQLLLSALREAGPESGCWTWWPASQSPQNSGGVARHRVQETAVHTYDAQVTVGAPQPLPDEVALDGVDEFLSTCCATPSAWPHEPTAFDFHATEGHSWRLTVDGDGARSTRLPTPATAADEGPEAAGASVRGTASELVLFMYDRIPADSLKIDGDAGLLDLLRAWEPEE; this is encoded by the coding sequence GTGCAAGAGACTCCGGAGTTCCCCGTTCTGCTTCGCCTGATCGACGAACGGTCGACCGCTTTCCGTGCCGCGGTCGCCTCCGCGCCCAGCCTCGACGTGCAGGTGCCGACCTGCCCCGACTGGACGCTGTTCGATCTGGTGGAGCACCTGGGTGGGGGAGACCGTTTCTGGGCCGCCATCGTCAGTGCCGGGCCTGCCGACGCTCCCCTGGCCGAGGCCACCGCTGCGCGCGCCGCCCTGGAAGTGCCGCGGGGGCGTGAGGCCCTGCTGGCCTGGCTGGCCGCGTCAACGCAGCTGCTGCTGAGCGCCCTGCGCGAGGCAGGGCCGGAGAGCGGTTGCTGGACGTGGTGGCCCGCGTCGCAGTCACCGCAGAACTCCGGTGGGGTCGCCCGGCACCGGGTCCAGGAGACCGCAGTGCACACCTACGACGCCCAGGTCACCGTGGGCGCCCCGCAGCCGCTGCCGGACGAGGTGGCACTCGACGGTGTCGACGAGTTCCTGTCCACCTGCTGCGCAACGCCGAGCGCCTGGCCGCACGAGCCCACTGCCTTCGACTTCCACGCCACCGAGGGCCACTCCTGGCGCCTCACGGTCGACGGCGACGGCGCACGCTCCACCCGTCTCCCCACGCCCGCCACCGCTGCCGACGAGGGCCCGGAAGCGGCCGGCGCCTCCGTCCGCGGCACGGCCAGTGAGCTGGTCCTCTTCATGTACGACCGTATCCCGGCGGACTCCCTGAAGATCGACGGAGACGCAGGTCTGCTCGACCTGCTCCGCGCCTGGGAGCCGGAGGAGTAG